A genomic segment from Aegilops tauschii subsp. strangulata cultivar AL8/78 chromosome 1, Aet v6.0, whole genome shotgun sequence encodes:
- the LOC109744019 gene encoding uncharacterized protein gives MAFEKDYAARADGNTEIFVKYTNKASCVEYCIGRFKYWLRNDDQKIVALDVEYTWPHAPTQMAAVVQLCVGIYVLMYQISVADEHCGLLAAFLLDEEYTFVGVDINNDEKKLKCVGLVVQNFVDIQNMWRVPDPVTIKPKYGLAD, from the coding sequence ATGGCATTCGAGAAAGATTATGCTGCTAGGGCAGATGGAAATACCGAAATTTTTGTGAAGTACACGAACAAGGCTAGCTGTGTTGAGTACTGCATTGGCAGATTCAAATATTGGCTGCGGAACGACGACCAGAAGATAGTTGCACTGGATGTGGAGTACACCTGGCCTCATGCTCCGACACAGATGGCTGCCGTGGTCCAGTTATGCGTTGGCATCTACGTCCTCATGTACCAGATAAGCGTTGCTGATGAGCACTGTGGCCTGCTTGCCGCCTTCCTACTCGACGAGGAGTACACCTTTGTTGGGGTGGACATCAACAATGACGAGAAAAAACTCAAGTGTGTTGGTCTGGTGGTACAAAACTTTGTGGATATCCAAAATATGTGGAGAGTGCCTGATCCAGTGACGATTAAGCCAAAGTATGGCTTGGCTGACTAA